A single Kribbella aluminosa DNA region contains:
- a CDS encoding substrate-binding domain-containing protein: MRRTDVLPVAFVVPRQGPTGIYGPSCLACGQLAVEQLNAANGIAGRPVELVQVDAGRAPEVVAEEVGRLVDSGRVEAVAGWHISAVRIALTRRIGGRVVYAFAAMHEGADDTPGVFMLGERPVNQLLPATHWLREQVGARRWVVVGNDYVYPRVTGSVAREALQGTGSEIVHSAYVPLGTSDFRAVIDRLRTTAADGVIMLLMGQDAVHFNRQFAAGGLSERMLRLSPAIEENTLLGGGAGANHGVYAAAAYFDGLPTVESSEFARQYYARFGAFAPALNAVGESCYEAIRFLARLGEISGSVAVSAGLPTGHFYDSPRGLLRLDGNLVDQDVYLAVADGLEFRVQERIAHLA, from the coding sequence GTGCGGCGTACCGATGTGCTGCCGGTCGCCTTCGTCGTGCCGCGGCAGGGTCCGACCGGGATCTACGGCCCGTCCTGCCTGGCCTGCGGCCAGCTCGCCGTCGAGCAGCTGAACGCCGCGAACGGGATCGCCGGCCGGCCCGTCGAGCTCGTTCAGGTGGATGCGGGTCGCGCGCCCGAGGTCGTCGCGGAAGAGGTCGGGCGGCTGGTCGACTCGGGGCGCGTCGAGGCGGTTGCCGGCTGGCACATCTCCGCCGTGCGGATCGCGCTGACGCGGCGGATCGGCGGGCGGGTGGTGTACGCGTTCGCTGCCATGCACGAGGGCGCCGACGACACACCCGGAGTCTTCATGCTCGGCGAGCGGCCGGTGAACCAGTTGCTCCCGGCAACTCACTGGTTGCGCGAGCAGGTCGGTGCGCGGCGCTGGGTTGTCGTCGGCAACGACTACGTCTATCCGCGGGTGACCGGCTCGGTGGCGCGGGAGGCCTTGCAGGGAACGGGTTCCGAGATCGTGCACTCGGCGTACGTGCCGCTCGGTACGTCGGACTTCCGGGCGGTGATCGACCGGCTGCGGACGACCGCCGCCGACGGCGTCATCATGCTGCTGATGGGCCAGGACGCGGTGCATTTCAACCGCCAGTTCGCGGCCGGCGGATTGAGCGAGCGGATGCTCAGGCTGAGTCCCGCGATCGAGGAGAACACGCTGCTCGGCGGCGGAGCGGGCGCGAACCACGGGGTGTATGCGGCCGCGGCGTACTTCGACGGGCTGCCGACGGTGGAGAGCAGCGAGTTCGCCAGGCAGTACTACGCCCGCTTCGGTGCGTTTGCGCCGGCGTTGAACGCGGTCGGCGAGTCCTGTTACGAGGCGATCCGCTTCCTCGCCCGCCTCGGCGAGATCAGCGGCTCCGTCGCGGTGTCGGCGGGACTGCCGACCGGGCACTTCTACGACAGCCCGCGCGGTCTGCTCCGCCTCGACGGGAACCTGGTCGACCAGGACGTGTACCTGGCGGTCGCGGACGGGCTCGAGTTCCGCGTCCAGGAGCGGATCGCGCATCTTGCCTGA
- a CDS encoding MarR family winged helix-turn-helix transcriptional regulator: MLLLLKRIERQLEVGLRPLLDEFGLTIEQWRIMAALLEEPGQPMSVLAESAVLPAASLTRHVDKLVERGLVLRRIHPNDKRRIVAALSPVGGTVADRLATTQRGLEAGLTKYFQMEIRERSSPATQR; the protein is encoded by the coding sequence GTGCTGCTCTTGCTGAAGCGGATCGAGCGACAGCTCGAGGTCGGGCTGCGGCCGCTGCTCGACGAGTTCGGGCTGACGATCGAGCAGTGGCGGATCATGGCCGCGCTGCTCGAGGAGCCCGGCCAGCCGATGTCGGTACTCGCGGAATCCGCCGTACTGCCCGCCGCCAGCCTGACGCGCCACGTGGACAAGCTGGTCGAGCGCGGCCTGGTCCTACGCCGCATCCACCCGAACGACAAGCGGCGGATCGTCGCGGCGCTCTCCCCCGTCGGCGGCACGGTCGCCGACCGCCTCGCGACCACCCAGCGGGGCCTGGAGGCGGGCCTCACGAAGTACTTCCAGATGGAAATACGCGAACGTAGCAGCCCGGCAACACAGCGGTAA
- a CDS encoding purine-cytosine permease family protein, with translation MTVEPSLDDRTTATPATSTATRETLEDYTLRFAPRSYRKWSTGVVAVSALGGIAYLADFAIGANIGISYGTTNALWGIAIFAVVIFLTGLPLAYYAARYNIDLDLITRGSGFGYYGSVVTNVIFASFTFIFFALEGSIMAQGLHLGLHVPLWLGYAVSTLVIFPLVIYGMRVLSTLQVWTTPLWLILMVLPFGYLLVSHPSSVSTFFSYGPHADFGSMLLAAGVCLSLIAQIAEQIDYLRFMPPRTPSNSRRWWTAVLLAGPGWVIFGALKQVIGLFLAVYIIAQVDGGSAIANQPVHQFLEIYRGFLPGWLAMTLAVVLVVISQVKINVTNAYSGSLAWTNSYTRLTRHYPGRLVFLGFNLVIALVLMEANMFDFLNTILGFYANCGMAWIVVVASDIVFNKYLLRLSPREPEFRRGMLYAVNPVGFVSMALAAGVSIVVFFGGLGSGIKPYSPLVAIGLAVVLPPVLAIVTRGKYYLRRVDDGLDLPMYDEHGNPSGEVLTCHVCRQEYERPDMTACATHDAAVCSLCLSTDKIADHVLPAH, from the coding sequence ATGACTGTTGAACCCTCGCTCGACGACCGCACCACCGCCACACCGGCAACCTCCACCGCGACCCGCGAGACGCTGGAGGACTACACGCTCCGGTTCGCGCCGCGCAGCTACCGGAAATGGTCGACCGGCGTCGTCGCCGTCTCTGCGCTCGGCGGGATCGCGTACCTCGCCGACTTCGCGATCGGCGCGAACATCGGGATCTCGTACGGGACCACGAACGCGCTCTGGGGGATCGCGATCTTCGCCGTGGTGATCTTCCTGACCGGCCTGCCGCTGGCGTACTACGCCGCGCGGTACAACATCGACCTCGACCTGATCACCCGCGGCAGCGGCTTCGGGTACTACGGATCCGTAGTGACCAACGTGATCTTCGCATCGTTCACGTTCATCTTCTTCGCGCTCGAAGGCTCGATCATGGCGCAGGGCCTGCACCTCGGGCTGCACGTCCCACTGTGGCTCGGGTACGCCGTGTCGACGCTGGTGATCTTCCCGCTGGTGATCTACGGGATGCGAGTATTGTCAACATTGCAAGTGTGGACAACGCCGCTGTGGCTGATCCTGATGGTGCTGCCGTTCGGCTACCTGCTCGTCTCGCACCCGTCGTCGGTGTCCACGTTCTTCTCCTACGGCCCGCACGCCGACTTCGGCTCGATGCTGCTCGCGGCCGGGGTGTGCCTGTCGCTGATCGCTCAGATCGCCGAGCAGATCGACTACCTGCGGTTCATGCCGCCGAGGACCCCGTCGAACTCACGACGCTGGTGGACCGCTGTGCTGCTCGCCGGACCGGGCTGGGTGATCTTCGGCGCGCTGAAGCAGGTGATCGGGCTGTTCCTCGCGGTGTACATCATCGCCCAGGTCGACGGCGGTTCGGCGATCGCGAACCAGCCGGTGCACCAGTTCCTGGAGATCTACCGCGGGTTCCTGCCCGGGTGGCTGGCGATGACGCTGGCCGTCGTACTCGTGGTGATCAGCCAGGTGAAGATCAACGTCACCAACGCGTACTCCGGTTCCCTGGCCTGGACGAACTCGTACACCCGGCTGACCCGGCACTACCCCGGCCGGCTGGTGTTCCTCGGGTTCAACCTGGTGATCGCGCTGGTACTGATGGAGGCGAACATGTTCGACTTCCTGAACACGATCCTCGGGTTCTACGCGAACTGCGGGATGGCGTGGATCGTCGTGGTCGCCTCGGACATCGTGTTCAACAAGTACCTGCTTCGGTTGTCGCCTCGTGAGCCCGAGTTCCGGCGCGGGATGCTGTACGCCGTGAACCCGGTCGGCTTCGTGTCGATGGCGCTGGCCGCGGGCGTGTCGATCGTGGTGTTCTTCGGCGGGCTCGGGTCCGGGATCAAGCCGTACTCACCACTCGTCGCGATCGGTCTGGCCGTCGTACTGCCGCCGGTGCTGGCCATCGTCACGCGCGGCAAGTACTACCTGCGCCGGGTCGACGACGGACTCGACCTCCCGATGTACGACGAGCACGGAAACCCGTCCGGCGAGGTACTGACGTGCCACGTCTGCCGGCAGGAGTACGAACGCCCCGACATGACCGCCTGCGCCACCCACGACGCAGCCGTCTGCTCCCTCTGCCTCAGCACAGACAAGATCGCCGACCACGTCCTACCCGCCCACTAG
- a CDS encoding urease subunit gamma → MNFTPADVEKLLLSVAGMVARDRLARGVLLNHPEAVALLSTWVIERAREGARVADLMESGRAVLTRDQVMPGVAELLHDVQVEATFPDGRKLVTIHNPII, encoded by the coding sequence ATGAACTTCACTCCCGCCGACGTCGAGAAGCTGCTGCTGTCCGTGGCCGGTATGGTCGCTCGCGACCGGCTGGCCCGGGGAGTACTGCTCAACCACCCCGAGGCCGTGGCCCTGCTCAGCACCTGGGTCATCGAACGGGCGCGCGAAGGCGCGCGGGTGGCCGATCTGATGGAGTCGGGCCGCGCGGTCCTCACCCGCGACCAGGTGATGCCGGGCGTCGCCGAGCTCCTCCACGACGTGCAGGTCGAGGCAACCTTCCCGGACGGGCGGAAGCTCGTGACTATCCACAACCCGATTATTTGA
- the ureB gene encoding urease subunit beta: MADDVTLSKEEQGADASAAPPGAVRVRPGTIQLNADRSDDERLRLVVVNAGDRPIQIGSHLHLPDANSALEFDREAAQGFRLDIPSGTSQRFEPGASREVALVALRGNRRVPGLQMKPETQAQLDQSPGTGEVSRG; the protein is encoded by the coding sequence ATGGCCGACGACGTTACACTTAGCAAGGAAGAGCAGGGGGCGGACGCGTCAGCCGCCCCGCCGGGGGCAGTTCGGGTGCGGCCCGGCACCATCCAGCTCAACGCCGACCGTTCGGACGACGAGCGTCTGCGGCTGGTGGTTGTGAACGCCGGCGACCGGCCGATCCAGATCGGGTCGCACCTGCACCTGCCGGATGCGAACTCGGCGCTGGAGTTCGATCGGGAGGCTGCCCAGGGCTTTCGGCTGGATATCCCGTCGGGCACGTCTCAGCGGTTCGAGCCGGGAGCCTCGCGGGAGGTCGCGCTCGTCGCGCTGCGCGGGAACCGGCGGGTGCCGGGGCTCCAGATGAAGCCGGAGACCCAGGCGCAGCTGGACCAGTCGCCCGGCACGGGTGAGGTGAGTCGTGGTTGA
- a CDS encoding urease subunit alpha, with protein MVEISRAAYAALYGPTVGDQVRLGDTDLWVEVERDLTVGGEEVVFGGGKSIRESMAQGTATRADGAPDTVITNVLVVDWWGVVRADVGIRDGRIVALGRAGNPDIADGVHPDLRIGPSTDVIAGEGRILTAGAIDSHVHLLSPSQLHEALATGITTIVGGGTGPSEGSKATTVTPGAWHLEKMHRALDAVPLNVLLLGKGNTVSAEALAEQALAGAAGYKVHEDWGSTPAAIDSALRAADEWGLQVALHADSLNEAGYVESTLNAIAGRGIHAFHVEGAGGGHAPDILSIASYPHVIPGSTNPTLPHTVNTVAEHLDMLMVCHHLSPDVPEDLAFAESRIRATTIAAEDVLHDLGALSVTSSDAQAMGRIGEVITRTWQVAHVMKHRRGPLGAVADNERVRRYVAKYTINPAIAHGIDHVVGSVEEGKLADLTLWDPRYFGVRPNLVIKGGAIVWAALGDPNASIPTPQPVLMRPAFGDAIGADLSYTFVSPAALDDGLADRLGLRRQLLGVRPTREVTKADLKNNDALPAIDIDPETFAIKVDGELIEPAPADVLPLAQLYAMF; from the coding sequence GTGGTTGAGATCTCGCGGGCCGCGTACGCCGCGCTCTACGGGCCCACCGTCGGGGATCAGGTGCGGCTCGGGGACACCGATCTGTGGGTCGAGGTGGAGCGGGACCTCACCGTGGGTGGTGAGGAGGTGGTGTTCGGGGGCGGGAAGTCGATCCGGGAGTCGATGGCGCAAGGTACGGCGACCAGGGCGGACGGGGCGCCGGACACCGTGATCACCAACGTGCTCGTTGTCGACTGGTGGGGCGTCGTGCGCGCCGACGTCGGGATCCGGGACGGGCGGATCGTCGCGCTCGGGCGGGCCGGGAACCCGGACATCGCGGACGGCGTACACCCGGACCTGCGGATCGGTCCGTCCACCGACGTGATCGCCGGTGAGGGCCGGATCCTGACCGCGGGCGCGATCGACTCGCACGTTCACCTGCTCTCCCCCTCGCAGCTGCACGAGGCCCTCGCCACCGGGATCACCACGATCGTCGGCGGCGGCACCGGGCCGAGCGAAGGTTCGAAGGCGACCACGGTCACCCCGGGCGCCTGGCACCTCGAGAAGATGCATCGCGCGCTGGACGCCGTACCGCTGAACGTCCTGCTGCTCGGCAAGGGCAACACCGTCAGCGCCGAGGCGCTCGCCGAGCAGGCGCTCGCGGGTGCCGCCGGGTACAAGGTGCACGAGGACTGGGGTTCGACGCCTGCCGCGATCGACTCCGCGCTGCGCGCCGCGGACGAGTGGGGTCTCCAGGTCGCCCTGCACGCGGACAGCCTGAACGAGGCCGGGTACGTCGAGTCGACGCTGAACGCGATCGCGGGCCGCGGCATCCACGCGTTCCACGTCGAGGGCGCGGGCGGCGGGCACGCGCCGGACATCCTGTCGATCGCGTCGTACCCGCATGTCATCCCGGGCTCGACCAACCCGACGCTGCCGCACACCGTCAACACGGTCGCCGAGCACCTCGACATGCTGATGGTCTGTCACCACCTCAGCCCGGACGTCCCGGAGGATCTCGCGTTCGCCGAGTCCCGGATCCGCGCGACCACGATCGCCGCCGAGGACGTGCTGCACGACCTCGGCGCGCTCTCGGTCACGTCGTCGGACGCGCAGGCGATGGGCCGGATCGGCGAGGTGATCACCCGTACCTGGCAGGTCGCGCACGTGATGAAGCACCGGCGCGGACCGCTCGGCGCGGTCGCGGACAACGAGCGGGTACGGCGGTACGTCGCGAAGTACACGATCAACCCGGCGATCGCGCACGGCATCGACCACGTCGTCGGGTCCGTCGAGGAGGGCAAGCTCGCGGACCTGACGCTCTGGGACCCGCGGTACTTCGGTGTCCGCCCGAACCTGGTGATCAAGGGCGGCGCGATCGTCTGGGCGGCGCTCGGCGATCCGAACGCGTCGATCCCGACGCCGCAGCCGGTGCTGATGCGGCCCGCGTTCGGGGACGCGATCGGGGCGGATCTCTCGTACACGTTCGTGTCGCCGGCCGCGCTGGACGACGGGCTCGCGGACCGGCTCGGGTTGCGGCGGCAGCTGCTCGGCGTACGGCCGACCCGCGAGGTCACGAAGGCGGACCTGAAGAACAACGACGCGTTGCCGGCGATCGACATCGACCCGGAGACGTTCGCGATCAAGGTCGACGGCGAGCTGATCGAACCCGCGCCCGCCGACGTGCTGCCGCTCGCCCAGCTGTACGCGATGTTCTGA
- a CDS encoding urease accessory protein UreF, producing the protein MGPDRPTAGVGPDRPTAGVGADETPARVGPGEPDTGPGPDKPAAERGPDKLPAGVGPGQSVIGVGPGEPVGGVGPGRSVVGVGPGEPTGGVGSGQSVVGAGLGGWGVGLGWVEGVWAARTPSQVLRGVSRRQGRLLLRLAGRVWPEVLEYLPDDGEVPRPIVLGVVAAVNGLSAEQLARTVAYEDAQTVVSASLKLLPVDPADAAAWLAGLHDDIERLVKDVAPLTDPDTIPADGAPLIDVFAHQHSTERMRLFNA; encoded by the coding sequence ATGGGACCCGACAGGCCGACCGCTGGGGTGGGACCCGACAGGCCGACCGCTGGGGTGGGAGCCGACGAGACCCCCGCTCGGGTTGGACCCGGCGAGCCAGACACCGGGCCGGGACCGGACAAGCCGGCCGCTGAGCGGGGACCCGACAAGCTGCCCGCTGGGGTGGGACCTGGCCAATCGGTGATTGGGGTGGGACCTGGCGAGCCGGTCGGTGGGGTGGGACCTGGCCGATCGGTGGTTGGGGTGGGACCTGGCGAGCCGACCGGTGGGGTGGGATCGGGCCAGTCGGTGGTTGGGGCTGGGTTGGGCGGGTGGGGGGTTGGGTTGGGGTGGGTCGAGGGGGTTTGGGCTGCTCGGACGCCTAGTCAGGTACTGCGGGGGGTGTCGCGGCGGCAGGGGCGGTTGTTGTTGCGGCTGGCGGGGCGGGTTTGGCCGGAGGTGTTGGAGTATCTGCCGGATGACGGGGAGGTGCCGCGGCCGATTGTGCTCGGGGTGGTTGCCGCGGTCAACGGATTGTCGGCGGAGCAGCTTGCCCGGACCGTCGCGTACGAGGACGCGCAGACTGTCGTGTCCGCCTCGCTCAAGCTGCTCCCGGTGGACCCCGCGGACGCGGCGGCCTGGCTCGCCGGACTTCACGACGACATCGAGCGGCTCGTCAAGGACGTCGCGCCGCTCACGGATCCGGACACGATTCCCGCCGACGGCGCGCCGTTGATCGACGTGTTCGCCCACCAGCATTCGACCGAAAGAATGAGGCTGTTCAATGCCTGA
- the ureG gene encoding urease accessory protein UreG has translation MPDTRSFRLGVAGPVGTGKSSLIATVCRELSAELRLGVITNDIYTDEDARLLKAAGVLDPERIRAVETGACPHTAIRDDVTPNLIAVEDLERDFAPLDVVLVESGGDNLTATFSPALVDAQIFVLDVAGGGDVARKGGPGIARADLLIVNKTDLAPYVEVDVEQMVRDAEAARGGKPVIALSRKDPASVARLTEWVRSMRSAVRTGDHTPVDPGPMAPHSHAGENGEVIVHTH, from the coding sequence ATGCCTGACACCCGCTCCTTCCGCCTCGGCGTCGCCGGCCCGGTCGGCACCGGTAAGAGCTCGCTGATCGCGACCGTCTGCCGTGAACTGTCCGCCGAGCTCCGGCTCGGCGTGATCACCAACGACATCTACACCGACGAGGACGCCCGCCTGCTCAAGGCCGCCGGCGTCCTCGACCCCGAACGGATCCGCGCCGTCGAGACCGGCGCCTGCCCGCACACCGCGATCCGCGACGACGTCACCCCGAACCTGATCGCGGTCGAGGACCTCGAGCGTGACTTCGCCCCGCTCGACGTGGTCCTGGTCGAGTCCGGCGGCGACAATCTCACCGCGACCTTCTCCCCCGCGCTCGTCGACGCGCAGATCTTCGTGCTCGACGTGGCCGGCGGCGGCGACGTGGCCCGCAAGGGCGGACCCGGGATCGCGCGTGCAGACCTTCTGATTGTCAACAAAACCGACCTCGCGCCGTACGTCGAGGTCGACGTCGAGCAGATGGTGCGCGACGCCGAAGCTGCCCGCGGCGGCAAACCGGTGATCGCCCTGTCGCGGAAGGACCCCGCCTCGGTCGCCCGCCTGACCGAATGGGTCCGTTCGATGCGGTCCGCCGTACGCACCGGCGATCACACGCCCGTCGATCCCGGCCCGATGGCGCCGCACTCACACGCCGGTGAGAACGGCGAGGTCATTGTCCACACGCATTGA
- a CDS encoding urease accessory protein UreD, giving the protein MSTRIEVVADPVRDRCLLTTGHLSPRLLPGRPGVVRVALVAAGALLLAGDEVRIEVDVAGAVRLEIVETAGTVAYGMRGGSARWDVDIRLTDGASLQWYAEPFVVAADADVTRTTTTRLTAGCTAQLRESIVLGRHNETGGRLHTSTRAWLDDQPLLAEDLEFRHSWAILGTARCLDTVTTLGFRLPDDPETLQLEGPGSIARQLVHEQHQSSLQTRP; this is encoded by the coding sequence TTGTCCACACGCATTGAGGTCGTCGCCGACCCCGTCCGCGACCGGTGCCTACTGACCACCGGCCACTTGTCACCACGCCTGCTCCCGGGCCGCCCCGGCGTCGTACGCGTCGCTCTGGTCGCGGCCGGAGCGCTGCTGCTCGCGGGTGACGAGGTTCGGATCGAGGTCGACGTCGCGGGCGCCGTCCGACTGGAGATCGTCGAGACCGCCGGAACCGTTGCCTACGGCATGCGTGGCGGCTCGGCCCGCTGGGACGTCGACATCAGGCTGACCGACGGCGCGAGCCTCCAGTGGTACGCCGAACCGTTCGTCGTCGCCGCCGACGCCGACGTCACCCGTACGACGACCACCCGCCTCACCGCCGGGTGCACCGCGCAGCTGCGGGAGTCCATCGTGCTGGGGCGCCACAACGAGACCGGCGGCCGCCTGCACACCAGCACCCGCGCGTGGCTCGACGACCAGCCGCTGCTCGCCGAGGACCTCGAGTTCCGCCACAGCTGGGCGATCCTGGGCACCGCCCGCTGCCTCGACACCGTCACCACGCTCGGCTTCCGGCTGCCCGACGACCCGGAGACCCTCCAACTCGAAGGCCCCGGCTCGATCGCCCGCCAGCTGGTCCACGAACAACACCAAAG